The proteins below come from a single Phocoena sinus isolate mPhoSin1 chromosome 2, mPhoSin1.pri, whole genome shotgun sequence genomic window:
- the CPNE6 gene encoding copine-6, whose product MSDPEMAWVPEPPAMTLGASRVELRVSCHGLLDRDTLTKPHPCVLLKLHSDEQWVEVERTEVLRSCSSPVFSRVLALEYFFEEKQPLQFHVFDAEDGATSPRNDTFLGSTECTLGQVVSQTKVTKPLLLKNGKNAGKSTITIVAEEVSGTNDYVQLTFRAHKLDNKDLFSKSDPFMEIYKTNGDQSDQLVWRTEVVKNNLNPSWEPFRLSLHSLCSCDVHRPLKFLVYDYDSSGKHDFIGEFTSTFQEMQEGTANPGQEMQWDCINPKYRDKKKNYKSSGTVVLAQCTVEKVHTFLDYIMGGCQINFTVAIDFTASNGDPRSSQSLHCLSPRQPNHYLQALRAVGGICQDYDSDKRFPAFGFGARIPPNFEVSHDFAINFDPENPECEEISGVITSYRRCLPQIQLYGPTNVAPIINRVAAPAQREQSTGQATKYSVLLVLTDGVVSDMAETRAAIVRASRLPMSIIIVGVGNADFSDMRLLDGDDGPLRCPRGVPAARDIVQFVPFRDFKDAAPSALAKCVLAEVPRQVVEYYASQGISPGPPRSCTPATTPSPSL is encoded by the exons ATGTCCGACCCAGAGATGGCATGGGTGCCTGAGCCCCCAGCCATGACGCTGGGGGCCTCGAGAGTGGAGCTGCGGGTGTCCTGCCACGGCCTCCTAGACCGAGACACGCTCACCAAGCCCCACCCCTGCGTGCTGCTGAAGCTCCACTCCGATGAGCAGTGGGTGGAG GTGGAGCGCACAGAGGTGCTGCGCTCCTGCTCCAGCCCTGTCTTCTCCCGGGTGCTGGCCCTCGAGTACTTCTTTGAGGAGAAGCAGCCCCTGCAGTTCCACGTGTTTGACGCCGAGGACGGAGCCACCAGCCCCCGCAATGACACCTTCCTCGGCTCTACCGAGTGCACCTTGGGCCAG gTTGTGTCACAGACCAAGGTCACTAAGCCGCTGTTACTGAAGAATGGGAAGAACGCGGGCAAGTCCACCATCACG ATCGTGGCCGAAGAGGTATCTGGCACCAATGACTATGTGCAGCTCACCTTCAGAGCCCACAAGCTGGACAACAAG GATCTGTTCAGCAAGTCTGACCCTTTCATGGAGATCTATAAGACCAATGGGGACCAGAGCGACCAGCTGGTCTGGAGGACAGAG GTGGTGAAGAACAATCTGAACCCCAGCTGGGAGCCGTTCCGTCTGTCCCTGCACTCGCTGTGCAGCTGTGATGTCCACCGGCCTCTCAAG TTCCTGGTGTATGACTATGACTCCAGTGGGAAGCATGACTTCATCGGAGAGTTCACCAGCACCTTCCAGGAGATGCAGGAAGGAACAGCAAACCCTGGGCAGGAG ATGCAGTGGGACTGTATCAACCCCAAGTACCGGGACAAGAAGAAGAATTACAAGAGCTCAGGGACCGTAGTGCTGGCCCAGTGCACG GTGGAGAAGGTGCACACCTTCCTGGATTACATCATGGGCGGCTGCCAGATCAACTTCACG GTGGCCATTGACTTCACCGCCTCCAACGGGGACCCGAGGAGCAGCCAGTCGCTGCACTGCCTGAGCCCCCGCCAGCCCAACCACTACCTGCAGGCCCTGCGTGCGGTGGGAGGCATCTGCCAGGACTACGACAG TGACAAACGGTTCCCAGCGTTTGGCTTTGGGGCTCGAATCCCCCCCAACTTTGAG GTGTCCCATGACTTTGCTATCAACTTTGACCCGGAAAATCCTGAATGTGAAG AGATCTCGGGGGTCATCACCTCCTATCGCCGTTGCCTGCCCCAGATCCAGCTCTATGGCCCCACCAACGTGGCCCCCATCATCAACCGCGTGGCGGCGCCAGCCCAGCGGGAGCAGAGCACTGGCCAAGCCACG AAGTACTCGGTGCTGCTCGTGCTCACGGACGGTGTGGTGAGCGACATGGCTGAGACCCGCGCCGCCATCGTGCGCGCCTCCCGCCTGCCCATGTCCATCATCATCGTGGGCGTGGGCAACGCCGATTTCTCCGACATGCGGCTGCTGGACGGCGATGACGGTCCCTTGCGCTGCCCCCGAGGGGTGCCCGCAGCTCGCGACATCGTCCAGTTCGTGCCCTTCCGGGACTTCAAGGAC GCCGCACCCTCTGCGCTAGCTAAGTGCGTCCTGGCCGAGGTGCCCCGGCAGGTGGTGGAGTACTACGCCAGCCAGGGCATCAGCCCCGGGCCTCCCAGGTCCTGCACGCCAGCCACGACGCCCAGCCCTAGCCTGTGA